A section of the Carya illinoinensis cultivar Pawnee chromosome 12, C.illinoinensisPawnee_v1, whole genome shotgun sequence genome encodes:
- the LOC122289528 gene encoding protein DSS1 HOMOLOG ON CHROMOSOME V-like, which produces MAAEPKAATEDAKVDLFEDDDEFEEFEINEEWEEQEEGKDVTQQWEDDWDDDDVNDDFSLQLRRELEDNTEKKS; this is translated from the exons ATGGCGGCGGAACCCAAGGCAGCGACTGAGGACGCGAAGGTCGATTTGTTCGAGGACGACGATGAGTTTGAAGAGTTCGAAATCAATGAAg AGTGGGAGGAACAGGAGGAAGGGAAAGATGTGACACAGCAGTGGGAAGATGATtgggatgatgatgatgttaaTGATGACTTCTCTCTTCAGCTGAGGAGGGAACTGGAGGACAATACTGAGAAGAAGAGCTAG